Proteins from one Clostridium cellulovorans 743B genomic window:
- the fabK gene encoding enoyl-[acyl-carrier-protein] reductase FabK, translated as MRSRITEILNIKHPIIQGGMAWIADASLAVSVSEAGGLGIITGAAPIEWIREEVRKAKANTNKPFGVNVMLMAPNADDVAKLICEEGVKVVTTGAGSPGKYMEMWKSHGVKVIPVVASVALAKRMENAGADAIIAEGMESGGHIGQLTTMALVPQVVDAVSIPVIAAGGIGDGRGFSAAMMLGAEGVQIGTRFLVAKECTVHENYKNMVLKAKDIDTDVTGRVTGHPVRVVRNKLSRKLLVLEKEGATKEDIEKAGTGALAKAARDGDVEFGSVMAGQITGLVKKEQSSKEIIEEILKEADLIISKFSDIKIL; from the coding sequence ATGAGGTCAAGAATAACGGAAATTCTAAATATTAAACATCCAATAATACAAGGAGGCATGGCGTGGATCGCTGATGCATCTTTAGCAGTCTCTGTAAGTGAGGCAGGGGGATTAGGCATCATAACAGGAGCAGCACCTATTGAATGGATAAGAGAAGAAGTAAGGAAGGCTAAAGCGAATACAAATAAGCCTTTTGGAGTAAATGTGATGCTTATGGCGCCAAATGCAGATGATGTAGCTAAACTTATCTGTGAAGAAGGTGTAAAGGTAGTTACAACTGGAGCAGGGAGTCCAGGAAAGTATATGGAGATGTGGAAAAGTCATGGAGTGAAGGTAATCCCAGTTGTAGCCTCTGTAGCATTAGCTAAAAGAATGGAGAATGCTGGAGCAGATGCAATAATTGCAGAAGGTATGGAATCAGGCGGTCACATAGGTCAGTTAACGACTATGGCCCTTGTACCACAAGTAGTAGATGCTGTTTCAATACCAGTTATTGCAGCTGGAGGAATTGGTGATGGAAGAGGATTTTCGGCAGCTATGATGTTAGGCGCTGAAGGGGTACAGATAGGCACTAGATTCTTAGTAGCAAAGGAATGTACTGTTCATGAGAATTATAAAAATATGGTTTTAAAAGCAAAGGATATAGATACAGATGTTACTGGAAGGGTAACAGGGCATCCTGTAAGAGTTGTAAGGAATAAACTTTCAAGAAAACTTCTGGTATTGGAAAAAGAGGGTGCAACAAAAGAGGATATAGAAAAGGCTGGAACTGGTGCACTTGCTAAAGCTGCAAGAGATGGAGATGTTGAGTTTGGATCAGTTATGGCTGGTCAAATCACAGGGTTGGTTAAGAAAGAACAGAGTTCAAAAGAAATTATTGAAGAAATTTTAAAAGAGGCAGATTTAATTATAAGTAAGTTCTCAGATATAAAAATTCTTTAA
- the fabZ gene encoding 3-hydroxyacyl-ACP dehydratase FabZ, translating to MLTINEIKEIIPHRYPFLLIDRIEEIVEGTKAVGYKNVTVNEPFFQGHFPQEPIMPGVLIVEALAQTGAVAILSMDEFKGKTAYFAGINKIRFKKKVVPGDVLKLETEIIKLKGSIGIGKVLATVEGEKACEGEILFAIG from the coding sequence ATGTTAACAATAAATGAGATTAAGGAAATAATTCCACATAGATATCCATTTTTATTAATCGATAGAATAGAAGAAATTGTTGAAGGTACTAAAGCTGTAGGTTATAAGAATGTAACTGTAAATGAACCATTTTTTCAAGGACACTTTCCACAAGAACCTATTATGCCAGGAGTATTAATAGTTGAGGCATTAGCTCAAACTGGAGCAGTTGCAATCTTAAGTATGGATGAGTTTAAAGGAAAAACTGCTTATTTTGCAGGAATTAATAAGATAAGATTTAAAAAGAAAGTTGTTCCAGGAGATGTCTTGAAGTTAGAAACTGAGATAATTAAATTGAAGGGATCTATTGGAATAGGTAAAGTCTTGGCTACAGTTGAAGGGGAAAAGGCTTGTGAGGGAGAAATCTTATTTGCTATAGGTTAG
- the fabF gene encoding beta-ketoacyl-ACP synthase II → MDRRVVITGIGAVTPIGNDVSTFWNNSKNGVCGIDFIKGFDTTDYQVKIAGEVKNFDPTEVMDAKEAKRMDRFSQLAIAATDEALKMSKLDLDAEDRYRVGVIVGSGIGGFSTMGNEFEKLFSKGPKKVSPFFIPMSIINLASGNIAIKYGAKGISNASVTACATGTNSIGDAFRNIKHGYADVMITGGAEAPITGMSVAGFTNLKALNTSNDINKASIPFDKERSGFVMGEGAGILILESLEHAQSRGATILAEVVGYGSTCDAYHMTSPDPEGVGAAKAMELAIKEAGIENNEISYINAHGTSTPYNDKFETIAIKKVFGDNAYNIPVSSTKSMTGHLLGAAGAVESIVCIKALEEGFIPPTIGYNTKDEECDLDYVPNEGRSSELKYALSNSLGFGGHNATLVFKKWEIGE, encoded by the coding sequence ATGGATAGAAGAGTAGTAATTACAGGAATAGGAGCAGTAACTCCAATAGGTAATGATGTAAGTACATTTTGGAATAATAGTAAGAATGGTGTTTGTGGTATTGATTTTATAAAAGGTTTCGATACAACAGATTATCAAGTTAAAATAGCAGGTGAAGTTAAGAACTTTGATCCAACGGAAGTAATGGATGCAAAAGAAGCAAAGAGAATGGATAGATTCTCGCAGTTGGCTATAGCCGCTACAGATGAAGCACTTAAAATGTCTAAGCTAGATCTTGATGCAGAAGATAGATATAGAGTTGGTGTTATTGTTGGTTCTGGTATTGGTGGTTTTAGTACTATGGGAAACGAATTTGAAAAGCTATTTTCAAAAGGTCCTAAAAAAGTTTCTCCATTTTTTATACCAATGTCTATTATCAATTTAGCTTCAGGAAATATTGCGATAAAGTATGGAGCAAAAGGTATTAGTAATGCTTCTGTTACAGCTTGTGCAACTGGAACTAATTCAATTGGTGATGCTTTTAGAAATATAAAGCATGGCTATGCAGATGTAATGATAACTGGTGGAGCAGAAGCACCAATTACAGGAATGAGTGTTGCTGGATTTACTAATTTGAAAGCATTAAATACTTCTAATGATATAAATAAAGCATCGATACCTTTTGATAAAGAAAGAAGTGGCTTTGTAATGGGTGAAGGTGCAGGAATTCTTATATTAGAGAGCCTTGAACATGCTCAAAGTAGGGGAGCAACTATTCTTGCAGAAGTAGTTGGATATGGTTCAACTTGTGATGCATATCATATGACATCACCAGATCCAGAAGGTGTAGGTGCTGCTAAGGCTATGGAGCTTGCTATAAAGGAAGCTGGAATAGAAAATAACGAAATTTCTTATATAAATGCTCATGGAACAAGTACTCCATACAATGATAAGTTTGAAACTATAGCTATTAAAAAGGTATTTGGAGATAACGCATATAATATACCAGTTTCATCTACAAAGTCTATGACAGGTCACCTACTTGGTGCAGCAGGCGCTGTTGAATCAATTGTTTGTATAAAAGCTTTAGAGGAAGGCTTTATACCTCCAACTATTGGCTATAATACTAAAGACGAAGAGTGTGATTTAGACTATGTGCCAAATGAAGGAAGATCTTCTGAACTTAAATATGCATTATCTAATTCATTAGGCTTCGGAGGACATAACGCTACTTTGGTATTTAAAAAGTGGGAGATAGGTGAATAG
- the fabD gene encoding ACP S-malonyltransferase, with translation MRKIAFLFAGQGAQYVGMGKDLYENIPSCRDVFEEADKVLGFKISEICFNGPVEDLNNTENTQPAIVTVNMAVLKALEENGIKAEVSAGLSLGEYSALIYGGAMKFEEVVPLVKKRGRFMQEAVPVGIGGMAAIIKLKDEEVIEICKEASTVGLVQGANFNCPGQVVVAGVNAAVDKAVELAIEKGGRGKKLPVSAPFHCSLLEPAAVKLEQELKNIDIKTLSKPTYSNVTGDTYKEDSNILASLRDQVMSSVLFSNIISNMIAVGVDTFIEVGPGKTLSGFVKKISKDVDILNIENMDTLNKAIAFIKES, from the coding sequence ATGAGGAAAATAGCATTTTTATTCGCAGGTCAAGGTGCTCAGTATGTTGGAATGGGTAAAGACTTATATGAAAATATACCGAGTTGTAGGGACGTTTTTGAGGAAGCAGATAAAGTTTTAGGCTTTAAGATATCAGAAATTTGCTTTAATGGACCTGTAGAAGATTTGAATAATACAGAGAATACTCAACCTGCAATAGTTACAGTAAATATGGCTGTACTCAAAGCTTTAGAGGAAAATGGTATAAAAGCAGAGGTATCAGCAGGATTAAGTCTTGGAGAATATTCAGCTTTAATTTATGGGGGAGCTATGAAGTTTGAAGAAGTAGTACCTCTAGTGAAAAAAAGAGGAAGATTCATGCAGGAAGCTGTGCCTGTTGGAATAGGTGGTATGGCAGCGATTATAAAGCTTAAGGATGAGGAAGTTATTGAAATCTGTAAAGAAGCTTCAACCGTTGGACTAGTTCAAGGTGCTAATTTTAATTGTCCAGGACAGGTAGTAGTTGCTGGAGTTAATGCTGCAGTAGATAAAGCTGTAGAATTAGCTATTGAAAAGGGTGGTAGAGGCAAGAAACTTCCTGTTAGCGCTCCATTCCATTGTTCTTTGTTAGAACCAGCAGCAGTGAAGCTAGAACAGGAACTTAAAAATATAGACATAAAAACCTTAAGTAAGCCTACTTATTCAAATGTTACTGGTGATACATATAAGGAGGATTCAAATATTCTTGCATCTCTTAGAGATCAAGTAATGAGTTCAGTATTGTTTAGCAATATAATTAGCAATATGATAGCTGTTGGTGTGGATACTTTTATTGAAGTTGGACCAGGAAAAACATTAAGTGGATTTGTAAAGAAGATTAGTAAAGATGTTGATATTTTGAATATAGAAAATATGGATACCTTAAATAAGGCAATTGCTTTTATAAAGGAGTCGTAG
- a CDS encoding acetyl-CoA carboxylase biotin carboxylase subunit, giving the protein MIKKVLIANRGEIAVRVIRACREMDIATVAVYSEADKDALHVKLADEAVCIGPATSRDSYLNIQNILSACILTEADAIHPGFGFLSENSRFAKMCEECNIKFIGPNYKAIDLMGNKARAREIMREAGVPIVPGYEGAIRDEEHALEIAKEIGFPVMVKAASGGGGKGIKIVYKEEDLASSYNTAKAESKANFGDDTMYIEKYIEKPKHIEIQILGDDYGNVVHLGERDCSVQRKNQKVIEEAPSTVLSEETRQIMGEIAKKAAKAVNYNSVGTIEFLYDINGNFYFMEMNTRIQVEHPITEMVTGIDLVKEQINVASGMAISFAQEDISIKGHSIECRINAEDPNENFRPCPGLIEEVNFPGGLGVRVDTAIYGGYKIPQFYDSMIGKLIVYGRNRDEAIRRMKRALAEFIVVGVVTNVDLHFSILNHEDFVNGSYNTLFLTDKLVNK; this is encoded by the coding sequence ATGATAAAGAAAGTTCTAATCGCTAATAGAGGAGAAATTGCAGTAAGAGTTATCAGAGCTTGTAGAGAAATGGATATAGCAACTGTTGCTGTATATTCAGAAGCTGACAAGGATGCTCTTCATGTAAAACTTGCTGATGAAGCAGTTTGCATAGGACCAGCAACATCAAGAGATAGCTATCTTAATATTCAAAATATATTAAGTGCCTGCATTTTAACAGAGGCTGATGCAATACATCCTGGTTTTGGGTTTTTGTCTGAAAACAGTAGGTTTGCTAAGATGTGTGAAGAATGTAATATAAAATTCATAGGACCAAACTACAAAGCCATAGATCTTATGGGAAACAAAGCTAGAGCAAGAGAAATAATGAGAGAAGCAGGTGTTCCTATAGTTCCCGGCTATGAAGGTGCGATACGAGATGAAGAGCATGCACTAGAGATTGCAAAGGAAATAGGTTTTCCTGTTATGGTAAAAGCTGCTTCTGGTGGTGGCGGTAAAGGAATAAAAATAGTTTATAAAGAGGAAGATTTAGCTTCAAGCTATAATACGGCTAAAGCTGAATCAAAAGCAAACTTTGGTGATGATACTATGTATATTGAAAAGTATATAGAGAAACCAAAGCATATAGAAATTCAAATCCTCGGAGATGATTATGGAAATGTTGTACATCTTGGAGAGAGAGATTGTTCGGTACAAAGAAAGAATCAAAAGGTCATAGAAGAGGCTCCATCTACAGTTTTATCAGAAGAAACTAGACAGATCATGGGTGAGATAGCCAAAAAAGCGGCAAAGGCTGTAAATTATAATAGTGTAGGAACCATAGAATTCCTTTATGATATAAATGGTAATTTCTACTTCATGGAAATGAATACAAGAATTCAAGTAGAGCATCCTATAACAGAGATGGTTACAGGAATAGATTTAGTAAAAGAACAGATAAATGTAGCTAGTGGTATGGCGATATCCTTTGCACAGGAGGACATTTCGATTAAAGGACACTCGATCGAGTGTAGAATAAATGCTGAGGATCCTAATGAAAACTTCAGACCTTGTCCTGGATTGATTGAAGAAGTGAATTTTCCAGGAGGGTTAGGGGTAAGGGTAGATACTGCAATCTATGGAGGATATAAGATTCCGCAGTTCTATGATTCAATGATTGGTAAACTTATCGTCTATGGGAGAAATAGAGATGAGGCAATAAGAAGAATGAAAAGAGCCTTAGCAGAGTTTATTGTAGTCGGAGTTGTCACCAATGTAGATTTACATTTTTCTATATTAAATCATGAGGATTTCGTTAACGGAAGTTATAATACTCTATTTTTAACGGATAAGTTGGTGAATAAATGA
- the acpP gene encoding acyl carrier protein: MVFEKIKEIICDQLGVDEDRITLETTFEELGADSLDLFQVIIEIEEAYNIQLEEAESIKTVNDAVEYVESKIEN; encoded by the coding sequence ATGGTATTTGAAAAGATTAAGGAAATAATATGTGATCAATTAGGTGTGGACGAGGATCGTATAACACTTGAAACTACATTCGAAGAATTAGGAGCTGATTCTTTAGATTTATTTCAGGTAATAATCGAAATAGAAGAGGCATATAATATTCAGCTTGAAGAAGCAGAAAGTATTAAAACAGTTAATGATGCAGTGGAATATGTTGAATCAAAAATAGAAAATTAA
- a CDS encoding acetyl-CoA carboxylase carboxyltransferase subunit alpha: MNAWKKVTIARLNERPNAKFYIQSIFDKFIEFHGDRSFGDDKAIIGGIGSIGNVNITVIGIAKGQNTKENLERNFGMPHPEGYRKALRLMKQAEKFKRPVICFVDTPGAFCGVEAEERGQGYAIAQNLVEMMTLKTPIISIFIGEGGSGGALALGVADRVWMLENSIYSILSPEGFASILWKDASRAKDAANAMKITANELLDFGIIDKVIKEPFGGAHKNPEVMAKDLKQQLIEEIEVLRTMNLEELMKMRYDKFRNMA, from the coding sequence ATGAATGCTTGGAAAAAGGTAACTATAGCAAGATTGAATGAAAGACCTAATGCTAAATTTTATATACAGAGTATTTTTGATAAATTTATCGAATTTCACGGAGATAGATCCTTTGGTGATGATAAAGCTATTATTGGTGGTATAGGTTCTATAGGCAATGTGAATATAACAGTTATTGGAATAGCAAAAGGACAAAACACTAAGGAGAATCTTGAGCGAAATTTTGGTATGCCACATCCGGAAGGCTATAGAAAAGCTTTAAGGCTTATGAAGCAAGCTGAGAAGTTTAAAAGACCAGTAATTTGTTTTGTAGATACACCAGGGGCTTTCTGTGGAGTTGAAGCAGAAGAAAGAGGTCAAGGATATGCAATTGCACAAAATTTAGTAGAAATGATGACATTAAAAACACCTATTATTTCTATTTTTATTGGAGAAGGTGGAAGTGGAGGGGCATTAGCACTAGGTGTAGCTGATAGAGTATGGATGCTTGAAAATTCTATATATTCTATTTTGTCTCCAGAGGGTTTTGCATCTATTTTATGGAAGGATGCATCGAGAGCTAAAGACGCTGCAAATGCGATGAAAATTACTGCTAATGAGTTATTGGACTTTGGAATAATAGATAAAGTAATAAAGGAGCCTTTTGGTGGAGCTCACAAAAATCCAGAGGTAATGGCAAAAGATTTAAAGCAACAGTTAATAGAAGAAATAGAAGTGTTAAGAACTATGAACTTAGAAGAACTAATGAAAATGAGATATGATAAATTTCGTAATATGGCATAA
- the accB gene encoding acetyl-CoA carboxylase biotin carboxyl carrier protein: MDIEKIKQLIDAVNTSELAFFEFSSSEYHVKMDKSLTRNSKEAEDVVPKQSKITPVDKIVEETTVVKRVETEETLIATDSETLVMEDLKVIGSPMVGTIYNAPSPEAEVFVEVGQRIKTGEILCIIEAMKLMNEIEAEVSGEVVEILFKNGDMVEYGQPLFKIREN, from the coding sequence ATGGATATTGAAAAAATTAAACAGCTTATTGATGCAGTTAATACTTCAGAATTAGCATTTTTCGAATTTTCATCATCTGAATATCATGTGAAAATGGATAAATCTTTAACTAGAAATAGTAAGGAAGCTGAGGATGTAGTACCTAAACAAAGTAAGATAACTCCTGTAGACAAGATAGTGGAAGAAACTACTGTTGTTAAGAGGGTTGAAACTGAGGAAACTCTTATAGCTACTGATAGTGAAACTCTTGTGATGGAGGATCTTAAAGTTATAGGATCTCCAATGGTAGGGACTATTTACAATGCACCAAGTCCTGAGGCTGAAGTTTTCGTAGAAGTAGGCCAGAGAATTAAAACGGGAGAAATTCTTTGTATTATTGAAGCTATGAAGCTTATGAATGAAATTGAAGCAGAAGTTTCTGGAGAAGTGGTAGAGATACTATTTAAAAATGGTGATATGGTAGAGTATGGTCAGCCATTATTTAAAATAAGGGAGAATTAA
- the fabG gene encoding 3-oxoacyl-[acyl-carrier-protein] reductase has translation MLAGQCAIVTGATRGIGRAIATKLATSGANVVVNYRSNTEEAEKLKTELEALGVKILLVQGDISKDEEAKKLILAAKDAFGKIDILVNNAGITKDGLIMRMKEEDFDKVIEVNLKGTFNCSKHVTSVMIKQKYGKIINISSVVGIVGNAGQVNYSASKAGIIGMTKSLAKELGSRGINVNAVAPGYIVTDMTEELSEKIKEETKNSIPLKRLGEPEDVAELVAFLASKSSDYITGQVINVDGGMVI, from the coding sequence ATGTTAGCTGGACAATGTGCAATTGTTACAGGAGCAACTAGAGGAATAGGAAGAGCTATTGCTACAAAACTTGCTACTTCTGGTGCTAATGTAGTGGTTAATTATAGAAGTAATACTGAGGAAGCAGAAAAACTTAAAACTGAGTTAGAAGCTCTAGGTGTTAAAATTCTTTTAGTTCAAGGTGATATAAGCAAAGATGAAGAGGCTAAAAAACTTATCCTTGCAGCAAAAGATGCCTTTGGCAAAATAGATATTCTTGTTAATAATGCAGGAATAACAAAGGATGGATTGATCATGAGAATGAAAGAAGAGGATTTCGATAAGGTTATTGAAGTAAATCTTAAGGGAACCTTCAATTGTTCAAAACATGTAACTTCAGTTATGATAAAGCAGAAATACGGGAAAATAATAAATATTTCTTCTGTAGTAGGTATTGTAGGAAATGCAGGTCAAGTAAATTATTCAGCATCAAAGGCTGGAATAATTGGAATGACAAAGTCTTTAGCTAAAGAACTTGGTAGCAGAGGCATAAATGTAAATGCTGTAGCCCCAGGATATATAGTGACAGATATGACAGAAGAATTATCGGAAAAGATAAAAGAAGAAACTAAAAATTCCATACCATTAAAAAGATTAGGAGAGCCTGAGGATGTAGCTGAACTAGTGGCTTTCTTAGCATCAAAGTCATCGGATTATATTACAGGTCAAGTCATTAATGTTGATGGCGGAATGGTCATATAG
- the accD gene encoding acetyl-CoA carboxylase, carboxyltransferase subunit beta, whose product MLKDLLGKRKYATVSKVNLERRLDDIEKPNIPTGMWSKCTECSSIVYTEDLSNNMNVCPKCGYHMKISAMERIKYIFDKDTFKQIDSEVVGKNPLEFEGYEEKLAKAREATSLKEAVVTGYGTVGGNPVVTAIMDSNFMMGSMGTAVGEKITRAIEYATSKRLPIIIFTTSGGARMQEGIFSLMQMAKVSGAVAKHGDTGLLYITVITHPTTGGVTASFAMEGDIIISEPKALIGFAGRRVIESTINEKLPENFQSAEFLFQKGFIDKIVDRRNMKTVLSKILTLHEVRK is encoded by the coding sequence ATGCTTAAAGATTTGTTAGGTAAGAGGAAATACGCTACTGTTAGTAAAGTTAATTTAGAAAGAAGATTAGATGATATAGAAAAACCAAACATACCAACTGGTATGTGGAGTAAGTGTACAGAATGTTCTAGCATTGTATACACTGAGGATTTAAGCAATAATATGAATGTTTGTCCGAAATGTGGGTATCATATGAAAATATCTGCTATGGAAAGGATAAAATATATCTTTGACAAGGATACCTTTAAGCAGATAGATTCAGAAGTTGTAGGGAAAAATCCTTTAGAATTTGAAGGCTATGAAGAGAAGTTAGCAAAGGCTAGAGAAGCCACAAGTTTAAAGGAAGCTGTAGTTACAGGATATGGTACAGTAGGCGGAAATCCTGTAGTTACAGCAATAATGGACAGTAACTTTATGATGGGGAGCATGGGAACAGCTGTAGGTGAAAAGATTACTAGAGCCATTGAATATGCGACTTCAAAAAGATTACCTATTATTATTTTTACTACATCTGGAGGAGCTAGAATGCAAGAAGGAATCTTTTCCTTAATGCAAATGGCAAAGGTTAGTGGTGCTGTAGCTAAGCATGGAGATACAGGGTTATTATATATAACAGTAATTACTCATCCTACAACAGGTGGGGTAACAGCGAGCTTTGCTATGGAAGGAGATATCATTATAAGTGAGCCTAAAGCACTTATAGGTTTTGCAGGAAGAAGGGTAATTGAAAGCACTATAAATGAGAAATTACCTGAAAACTTTCAAAGTGCAGAGTTTCTATTTCAAAAAGGGTTTATCGATAAGATAGTGGATAGAAGGAATATGAAAACCGTACTTTCTAAGATATTAACTCTTCATGAGGTGAGAAAATGA
- a CDS encoding beta-ketoacyl-ACP synthase III, whose translation MITSEIIGTGSYVPEKIVSNDDLSKIMDTNDEWIQSRSGISERRVSQGEDTSDLSVKAAIKAMEAANVVATDIDLIIVATVTPDMYTPSTACIVQKKIEAYNATAFDVSAACSGFLYGVSIANSMIKTGQHKTVLVIGAEVLSKAINWEDRATAVLFGDGAGAVIMKASENRGVKGIYTMSEGDKGENLEIGAKEVKNPFLDEKVDNSKYNYIAMNGREVFKFATKAMVTAVEKILLETKEDLCNIKCIIPHQANYRIIQYVSKKMDIPIEHFYINLDKYANTSAATIPIALDEAVRVGRIKKGDKIILVGFGGGLTYGAALIEW comes from the coding sequence ATGATAACTTCAGAAATTATTGGGACAGGGTCTTACGTACCAGAAAAGATAGTATCAAATGATGATTTGTCTAAAATCATGGATACTAATGATGAATGGATACAAAGCAGATCAGGGATAAGCGAAAGAAGAGTATCTCAAGGTGAGGATACTTCAGATTTATCAGTTAAGGCAGCGATAAAAGCTATGGAAGCTGCAAATGTGGTGGCTACTGATATAGACTTAATAATAGTTGCTACTGTAACCCCAGATATGTATACACCTTCTACTGCTTGTATTGTACAAAAGAAAATTGAAGCTTATAACGCTACAGCATTTGATGTAAGTGCTGCTTGTTCAGGTTTTTTATATGGCGTAAGTATAGCTAATTCAATGATAAAAACAGGACAACACAAGACAGTATTAGTTATCGGTGCTGAAGTTTTATCAAAAGCGATTAATTGGGAAGATAGAGCCACAGCAGTATTGTTTGGTGATGGTGCTGGTGCAGTAATTATGAAGGCTAGTGAAAATAGGGGAGTTAAAGGTATATATACAATGTCTGAGGGAGACAAAGGAGAGAATCTAGAGATAGGAGCTAAAGAAGTAAAAAATCCTTTTCTAGATGAAAAAGTTGATAACTCTAAATACAACTACATTGCTATGAATGGTCGAGAAGTTTTTAAGTTTGCAACTAAAGCAATGGTAACAGCAGTTGAAAAAATACTTTTAGAAACTAAAGAAGATCTTTGTAATATTAAATGTATTATTCCTCATCAGGCAAATTATAGAATAATTCAATATGTAAGTAAAAAGATGGATATTCCAATTGAACATTTCTATATAAATTTAGATAAGTATGCAAATACGTCTGCTGCTACTATTCCAATAGCATTAGATGAAGCTGTTAGAGTAGGTAGGATAAAAAAAGGCGATAAAATTATTTTAGTGGGCTTTGGTGGAGGTCTTACATACGGTGCTGCGCTTATTGAATGGTAA